ATTGTTTACGGAATCGTCACCGTTATAGACATACATATAGGGGGCGCGGGTCTCCAAACCATTGGCATAGGCGATATAGCTGCCGATATCGAACATGGAGGAGTCGGTCCAGCTGCCATAGTAGCCCAACACGGGGATGGAGTGGCTGTCGCCCTGCTCACCCTCGGCGGTGGCGGCCTCGTTGGCGAACACATAGCCCTCCACATAGGTGCCGGTGTTGCCGCTGGCCTTATCGTAGGCATCCAGACCCAGCAGAGTCACATCGGCGGTGACGTGCAGGCTGCCGCCGGCGGGGATCACCACGGGAGCAGTACCCAATTCCTTGAAGAACAGGTAAGCATCGTAGGTGTCGATGCCGTTGTCGTTGTCGAAGTCAGCGGCGTCCTTATGCGCAATGTCGGCACGCACGCCGGTGACATAGTCCAGCAGAGCCTGACCGTCATCGGCATCGACCTTACCGTCGCCGTTAAAGTCACAATCTTTCAGTGTATCGTTCAGGAAAGCAGCGTATTCGCCGTCCACGGTCCACTTGACGTTGGAGGCCACGGGAGTGGTCCGGGTGTACTCGAAGTTCACACCATCGGAGGACATCAGACTCTGCGTGAAGAAGTCGGCGCTCAGGTCGAAGTAAGCAGCCTCGTCCTCCAGATTGTGGATGGTGAAGCCGAAGGAGTACTTGCCGGTGCGGGCGGGATCGTCGCCCAGCTCTACCTTGACCTTGCCGTCTGCAGCGCCGGCGTTGGCGCCCTCATCCATCAGGATGTAGGTGCCGGAGGTAACGGCATTGGCCACGTTGGCCAGACCGGCACCCTGACGCAGCACGGGATAGTAGCCGTCGCCGTCCTTACCGTAATCCTCCACCATGGGCTCGGCGGTGGACATCAGCAGGGACTGAGCCAGCTGACGGGCGGTGAGGCCGGTCTGCTCGGTGAGATCATTCTCACGGATGTACTGAGCCACCAGAGCGGCCATACCGGTGATCTGAGGAGCGGCCATGGAGGTGCCGGACATATTTTGATAGGTACCGCCGTCCTTCAGGGAGTAGATGTTGCCGCCAGGGGCGGTGATCTCGGGCTTCATCTCCAGAGAACCGGGAACGCCCCAGCTGGAGAAGCTGCTCATGGTGTAGTAGTCGGCGGAGGCGTGGTTGACAGCGGCGGAAGCACCCACGGTCATGGTGCCGGTGTAGTACACAAGACCGGAATCGGTGGTGTGCTTCTCGGAGCTGGCCTTGATGTACTCGCCGTCGGCCTGCAGTATGGAGACATAGGGGGCCGTGTAGTTATAGCCATCGGTAACCATGCTGATGGTGCCGGGCTCGTTGTTGGCCACGATCAGGGCAATGGCACCGTTGGAGATGGCGTTGTTGCCCTTATCGGTGAAGGCGATGGAGCCACGGTTGCAGATGGCGATCTTACCGGTGAGGATATCCTTTACGGCGGCAAAATCCTCGGCATTACCGGCGGTGTCCACATACACGAACTGCTGCTCACCGGCCAGAGTCGTCAGAGCCTGGATGGGAGCGCTGGTGCTGTCGGTGTAGAAGAGCTTCTTGCCGGCCACTTCCACGTAATCACCGGTGCCGCCCACGTTATCTACGGAGGCAACGCCCAGAGAGTTGGTGTAGGAGCCGGGGGAGCCGGTGGTGGTCCAGCTGTTGCTCTCGACATAGGGATACTGGTAGGCAGTGTTCTCGAACCAGTTGCCGGAGTTACCGGCGGAGATGGACACCACGGTGCCGCTATTGGTGATGTTCTCCATGATGGCCTGATAAGCGGCATAGGAGTTGCGGGAGGTACCGGGGTTGCTGCTGCCCAGAGACAGGTTCACGGAATCAGCGCCCAGCAGGATGGCGTCCTCGATGGCGACCATATAGTCGGAGTCACGAGCGCCGCCGTTGGTGCCGAATACCTTCATAACGAACACCTGAGCATCCGGAGCCACGCCCTGCGTCAGAGCGGTATCCAGAGCGGGGGAGAAGGAGCCGTCCTCGTTCTTGATATAGCGGTTGCCGGCGGCAATGCCGGTGACGTGGGAGCCGTGGTCACCCTGCTTGTCGTTGGCGTGGGTGATATCCAGATCGTCATCCACGTAGTTGAAGCCGTAGGGGATCTTGGCGTTGACGTACAGCTGATCAGCGGTGACGCCGGGCATCTTCTTGGAGGCGTTCAGCTGCTCCAGAACGGTATCCGTCAGATCAGCAGCGGTCATCAGCGTGGCGCCGCTGTCCTTCACGGCATAGGTGAAGGCATCGGGATCCAGAGAGGGATGGTCGGTGTCAGCACCGGTATCGATGATGGCCACCTTGGAGCCGGCGCCGGTATAACCGTCCGCCCAAGCCACATGGGAGCCGATCATGCTGCCGGAGGTAGCCATGTTGGGATCGGTGGTCTCATTGTCCTTCACCACGCAGGGCTCGTAGCGGGTCTCAATGAGCACGGCCTCGACGCCGGAGATCTTTTCGATCTTTTCGATCTGGCCGTATTCCACATTGGCGGAGATGATGTTGGCCGCCAGAGTCAGGTTCCAGACCACGTCCAGAGCCTCACCGCCCAGAGCCTTTTTGGAGATGGTCTTAGCCATCTTCTCCTGCTTGGTCTCCAGCTTCTGGCGGTACTTCATGGCCGCAGAATTGGTAGCGATATCCTCGCTGGAGTAACCCTTCGCCAGCGTGGAGGCATCTTTCAGAACGATGGAGACACGGACTACGTCGGTGTCTGCATATTCCGGAGTGTCTTGCGCCACCTTCTCAGCGTTGTTCTTGTCCAAACGCAGATCGGTGGAACGGTTGTCGATCTTCTCCCAGGTGAGGCCGTTGCCGGTACCGCTGGAAGGCGTCTTGGCGGCGGCCCAGGTGGGCGTGACCAGACTCAGGCTCAGAACCAGAGCCAGCAGCACGGACAATGCCCGCTTCATGGGCTTGGCGTGTTTCATAAGCGCACTCTCTCTTTCTCCGGCATCAGCCGGTTAGAATTGACCATACGGTGTGCCGGAAGCGGCTGCCCTGCTGCATACCGAGCAAGTATGGTTTTACCAATCATAGCACGATTTGGAAGAGATTGCAATTCTTGAGAAATATATTCTGGCGAAATTTTCGTTGAAAATTTTCTCTTATGCAGGCATATTTTTGCCGAATTTAACAGTTTTTTCAAAAATGGAATACCGAATCGATTCGCCGAATGACTTACTGCGCAAAGAGGAATGTGCGTGACAGGAGGACAAAGATGAGAAATGTCCGGGAAATGGGCTATATAAAGGGTTAGCGAGGGCTAACCAAGGGCGTATGGAGGCGGGGGCGTCTGCCGGAGACGGACAGGGGTAGTAAAAGCTCCAGCCGACTTGGCAGAAATACCGTTGATGTCCTTTCCGCTTGCCGGAAATTGAAGGGCTATAACTGCGATGTGAATTTTCAAGTCAAAGCCGAAAGAACATTTTGATTTTTCTCATTAGGGGGTGCAAGGGCGGCTTGAGGAAAGAAGTTCTCCGAATAAAGAAAAATCCAGACCGGCCGGGCTTTTGCACCCCCTTGTCTGGATTTTTCCCGTATCACGGCGTTTTTTTAATAGGAAAATAAAAAAGGTACGGTAGCCCATTGTATCATGGACTACCGCACTTCGTGGCAAATGACTCTAATTTTGATAGAAACCCGTTAAGGGGATGCAATTACGGTTTGGAGGGGGGTGCATTTTTGATTTTAGGGGGGGTGCAGTTCTTTGCCAAAGGAAGAGGAGCGCCTTCATGAAATAATGTGTTAAGGGAAAATAATTTTTTGTTAAAATGCATATGTTTTCCCCGCACCTCTTGCAAACCAGAAAAAATGCGGTATAATATGACCAGAAGAACCAAAATGGTCATTTGGATGGTGAACGAGCTTGGCTTTTACCGACTATGAAACAGAACAACTTCACAAGGCGCTGCTGAAGGAAACAAGACGCTGCGCCGTCACGCTGGGGATGAAGAAAACCTCAGTGGATCAACTGACAAAGGCGATCGGCATCGCAAAAGGCTCGTTCTATAAATTCTACGAATCCAAGGAGATGGCCTTCTTCGCGGTTCTGGAAAGTATCCACTCCGAGCTTTACGGGGTGGCT
The genomic region above belongs to Vescimonas coprocola and contains:
- a CDS encoding S8 family serine peptidase, with product MKHAKPMKRALSVLLALVLSLSLVTPTWAAAKTPSSGTGNGLTWEKIDNRSTDLRLDKNNAEKVAQDTPEYADTDVVRVSIVLKDASTLAKGYSSEDIATNSAAMKYRQKLETKQEKMAKTISKKALGGEALDVVWNLTLAANIISANVEYGQIEKIEKISGVEAVLIETRYEPCVVKDNETTDPNMATSGSMIGSHVAWADGYTGAGSKVAIIDTGADTDHPSLDPDAFTYAVKDSGATLMTAADLTDTVLEQLNASKKMPGVTADQLYVNAKIPYGFNYVDDDLDITHANDKQGDHGSHVTGIAAGNRYIKNEDGSFSPALDTALTQGVAPDAQVFVMKVFGTNGGARDSDYMVAIEDAILLGADSVNLSLGSSNPGTSRNSYAAYQAIMENITNSGTVVSISAGNSGNWFENTAYQYPYVESNSWTTTGSPGSYTNSLGVASVDNVGGTGDYVEVAGKKLFYTDSTSAPIQALTTLAGEQQFVYVDTAGNAEDFAAVKDILTGKIAICNRGSIAFTDKGNNAISNGAIALIVANNEPGTISMVTDGYNYTAPYVSILQADGEYIKASSEKHTTDSGLVYYTGTMTVGASAAVNHASADYYTMSSFSSWGVPGSLEMKPEITAPGGNIYSLKDGGTYQNMSGTSMAAPQITGMAALVAQYIRENDLTEQTGLTARQLAQSLLMSTAEPMVEDYGKDGDGYYPVLRQGAGLANVANAVTSGTYILMDEGANAGAADGKVKVELGDDPARTGKYSFGFTIHNLEDEAAYFDLSADFFTQSLMSSDGVNFEYTRTTPVASNVKWTVDGEYAAFLNDTLKDCDFNGDGKVDADDGQALLDYVTGVRADIAHKDAADFDNDNGIDTYDAYLFFKELGTAPVVIPAGGSLHVTADVTLLGLDAYDKASGNTGTYVEGYVFANEAATAEGEQGDSHSIPVLGYYGSWTDSSMFDIGSYIAYANGLETRAPYMYVYNGDDSVNNQALTIKAVGETKGYYFGGNPFGLDEFYDAARDAINPEINNFYKMTFTAIRNAAASRLTITDGNGKVLSSSDLGEVSSAFYSSSDATWISTRYTLNMGDTPNAADGTYLNVDLTLAPEYYASYDKDGNATVDWDALSDGATMHYGMVVDKTAPTVSNVNLGTDAEGNKVLTFTAGDDQYMSAVALLDYDKGSVVSKAAGSPEGAAKGASQNFTLSLGDSTATHLLLQVYDYAENYVTYKLNLNPDELAGDVTVKLNTEALTLFKGNVAKLTASVEPFGVQPDTVTWSSDNTDVATVSDNGLVTAVGKGTANITATSVKDPSVSATCVVTVKAVEVTLNGALQDAKGKAELFTWDLGNDATWTAGPELEAGSVGATTLDADNNTLLLLDGDSYNMHEVDLATGKNLHTWNGIDGGNGSNLPLFDIAHSYLYSGEQNGSNMVWIYGYYVSTLQHPDELDAGAYSFQQTLATQDANFFTAIANMGYYDVRVGSTLCPADVFVALDDAGNIWTLGYVYYNNTVELYTLDDVEKTTLPDLSYPGLDQNDSSMSSLVYAEEESGDVLYLSYFNGETNDIYRLAYSTDDDGDTHYWDASLLGDVGSEVWPATLYSAVPAASGEAGNNAVTVKSALGDVTLDAASAMAETQAKALTPASVTGSLNTANDAGTGAVKPADAETTTPVSSITVSEDEKTVTVTVVPKNDDITTNGLFTVDYDASVLTLADVTFASQYSSHKDADGKVTLGYVDVDGLKAGTAAATLTFTVSDPTAVDTSTAVTVHQTEINDQTVDVTEALTADLHQDTKVVNAKPATCTEDGYTGDTVCAACGKVLAKGEVIKALGHDYKDGTCTRCGDKQPGVNTGDNSTMTMWTMSAVMALAGAAVLVLRSRKEKYEG